In Oxalobacteraceae bacterium OTU3CINTB1, the sequence TACAAGCGGTCTTCAACCGCCGAATACACGGCGACATGGGTGGTCTTGTCGAAGGCGTCTTGCGCGGCGCTTTGCGCCTGTCGCAGCACGTTCAAGCCATCGGCCGTACCGACTTCGAACGGCGTGACGCCGATCGACGGCGTGGTGACGAACCGCAGCTTGCTGATGCTGACGCCGATCTCCAATTTCTCTTCCAGGATCGGCAAATAGTTTTCGAGCTTTACGCCAGGCTCGGACAGCAGCGCGAACTGCATGGCGGCGACGTGATAGACCTTGCGGTGCGGCCCCGTCTCGGCGCGTATCCAGGCCGCCGAATCGATCACCAGTTCGTCGAGGAAGGTTGGATTGAGCGCGCGCACGGCGTGCGACATCTGGCCGGGGGTGGCCAGGTTGATCAGTACCGCCAGCCGCTGCTCGTTGGCGGGGCGGTCGCGCTGCATATCCTGGAAGTCTTCGATGAACTGGTTGCGGTTCGGCAGGCCACTGAGCGGGTCCATGCGGCCCAGCGAGTGGTGCATTTCGATCTGCGCCATGACCATGGCGGCGAGGTCGGACAGGATGTCGAGTTCCGCCTGCGTGGTCTCGCGCGGCTCGGTGCCAAGCACGCACATCGCGCCCAGGCAGTAGCCATCGACGGTGGTCAGCGGCGCGCCGGCGTAGTAGCGGATGCCGCTGGCGGCCAGCGGGCTGTCGCGGAAGGCCGCATCGCTCAGCAAATCCGGGATCACCAGCACGCTGCTGCTGTCGGCCACTTCGCCGCACGGCGCTTGCAGGCGCGGGATCGAGGTGTGCTCGACGCCGACGCGCGACTTGAACCATTGACGGTCGGCGTCCGTCAGCGACACCGCCGCAATCGGCAGGTCGAACAGGCGCGCGGCCATGCGGGTGATGCGGTCGAAGGCGTCGCTGGGCGGCGTGTCGAGCAGGTTGAGTTTATTGAGCGCCTCCAGCCGGCGCGCTTCGTTGAGTTGGCAAGAAATAGTCATGGTCCGGTCATTCGTTAATTGGTTGACAAGGTGCTATTCAATGCGGGGTGAGGCACTGGCGGGCGCGCGTGACGGGAGGGTCACAGGCGCCTGTTGAACGGCAAGAGGTGAGCGTGTCTAAGGCTCTGCGGCTCTAAGGTTGTTTGCAATAAGGAAAACATTATTGCGCTGATGAAATAAATCATAGCACGATTTTTAAATCGCTGCGCGCGATGCGCGTAAAAATTGCTCTGCGACAAATACGCGAGGGGGGAAACAGGGGCGGGAAGAGGCCCGCCCTGTGGCTTTATTGATACTGCGGATCGGTGGAGAGGGAATAGGGCGCGTCGGCCGGTGATGTCGCGCGCCGTGTTTCTGGCCGGGCCGCCATGTCGAAGTCCAGGGTGGCGCCGCGCGTCAGGTCCGCGTGACCGAGCCAGTTCTTCGACGTGGCCTTGCCGTCGACCTTCAGCGCGCGCACGTAACGCTTGCTGTCGCTGTTGGCGGGTGCGTTGATGACGATGGTTTTTCCGTTCTCCAGCTTCAGCGTCGCCTTTTTAAACAGCGGCGCGCCCACCACGTACTGCGGCACCGCCGGGGTGACAGGGTAGAAGCCGAGCGCGGAGAAAACGTACCACGCCGAGGTCTGGCCGTTGTCCTCGTCGCCGCAGTAGCCGTCCGGCGTCGGTTTGTACATGCGGTTCATCGTCTCGCGCACCCAGTACTGGGTTTTCCATGGCGCGCCGGCGTAGCCGTACAGGTAGATCATATGCTGGATCGGCTGGTTGCCATGCGCGTACTGGCCCATGTTCGCAATCTGCATTTCGCGG encodes:
- a CDS encoding sensor domain-containing phosphodiesterase is translated as MTISCQLNEARRLEALNKLNLLDTPPSDAFDRITRMAARLFDLPIAAVSLTDADRQWFKSRVGVEHTSIPRLQAPCGEVADSSSVLVIPDLLSDAAFRDSPLAASGIRYYAGAPLTTVDGYCLGAMCVLGTEPRETTQAELDILSDLAAMVMAQIEMHHSLGRMDPLSGLPNRNQFIEDFQDMQRDRPANEQRLAVLINLATPGQMSHAVRALNPTFLDELVIDSAAWIRAETGPHRKVYHVAAMQFALLSEPGVKLENYLPILEEKLEIGVSISKLRFVTTPSIGVTPFEVGTADGLNVLRQAQSAAQDAFDKTTHVAVYSAVEDRLYQRRFDLLNDFAAALTSRDQLRLVYQPRIDIASGECIGAEALLRWTHPTLGPIGPGEFIPIIERSGLAQATTAWVLNRALRQQQAWRKAGLALQLSLNVSASNLLEPDLADRVVAGLEQYGLPPECLELEITESAIMEQPVKANAMLEALAGTGVHLAIDDFGTGYSSLSYLQRMPANVVKIDQSFILGLEDDYRQQGLVKTMITMSQDLGHRVVAEGVERGDVLAFLRSAGCDEAQGYLFARPLEVEAFAAWCRDSSAWDDAVAASTPRREARALCSLTRPKVNTAASRRRHQAR